A stretch of Endozoicomonas sp. SCSIO W0465 DNA encodes these proteins:
- the istA gene encoding IS21 family transposase, with amino-acid sequence MTENRITMRKLLEILRMRFGSQLSFRQISRSVRVSVGTVSNYVKAFQESELSWPLAEDISEPELIQALFPDASIANRKGLIDPDWAEVHQELKRKEVTKQRLWEEYCQAHPLNAYSYAQYCHRYNQWRGCQKRSMRQLHNAGEKLFVDYAGPTMPIINPDTGEIAHNAQIFVAVLGASNYTYAEATLSQKTEDWLGSHERAFEFFGGVPEIVVPDNPKCAVIKACRYEPDLNPSYQHLACHYQVAVIPARPYKPKDKAKAEVGVQVVERWILARLRHEMFFTLAELNLRIRELLIELNLKPFKQLPGTRRSAFEQLDEPALKPLPKQSFVFAEFIKARVNVDYHIICKGHAYSVPHQLARQEVEVQATEHCVTIYANGKVVASHARKHTRGFTTLAVHMPERHRHHQDWTPERLLNWANDIGQEVYCFIQSLLDSKEHPEQAYRASLGLLNLQREYGTERLNNACAHARNIGGYRLKNVRSILQSGKDLMPLEPQLKQTTGPLHDDHENIRGAICYQ; translated from the coding sequence ATGACAGAAAACAGGATTACCATGCGTAAGCTACTAGAAATACTCCGGATGCGGTTTGGCAGCCAACTCAGCTTCCGACAAATTTCCCGCAGTGTACGGGTCAGTGTGGGGACGGTATCCAACTACGTTAAGGCCTTTCAGGAATCGGAATTAAGCTGGCCCCTGGCAGAGGATATATCTGAGCCTGAGCTTATTCAGGCGCTGTTTCCCGATGCCTCGATAGCCAATCGAAAAGGGTTGATTGATCCTGACTGGGCTGAGGTGCATCAGGAACTGAAGCGCAAGGAAGTGACCAAACAACGACTCTGGGAAGAATACTGTCAGGCCCACCCCCTCAATGCCTACAGCTATGCCCAGTACTGTCACCGTTACAATCAGTGGCGTGGTTGTCAAAAGCGATCTATGCGACAGCTGCACAATGCAGGTGAAAAGTTATTTGTTGATTATGCCGGGCCAACCATGCCAATCATCAACCCGGACACCGGCGAAATTGCCCACAATGCCCAGATATTTGTGGCAGTGCTGGGAGCGTCCAACTATACCTACGCTGAAGCGACTCTGTCACAAAAAACAGAGGACTGGCTGGGGTCTCATGAACGGGCCTTTGAGTTCTTTGGTGGGGTGCCAGAAATTGTTGTGCCAGACAACCCAAAGTGCGCAGTTATCAAAGCCTGTCGGTACGAGCCGGATCTCAACCCATCATACCAGCACCTGGCTTGTCACTACCAGGTGGCAGTCATTCCGGCACGCCCCTACAAACCCAAAGACAAGGCCAAAGCAGAAGTCGGTGTACAGGTAGTGGAGCGGTGGATACTGGCCAGGCTTCGTCATGAAATGTTCTTTACCCTGGCAGAGCTGAACCTGCGGATACGTGAGCTGTTAATCGAACTGAACCTGAAGCCCTTTAAGCAGTTGCCAGGAACGCGACGTAGTGCGTTTGAACAACTGGATGAACCAGCCCTCAAGCCACTGCCGAAGCAATCTTTTGTGTTCGCTGAGTTTATCAAGGCCCGGGTGAATGTGGATTATCATATTATCTGCAAGGGGCACGCCTACTCGGTTCCCCATCAGCTTGCCAGGCAGGAAGTAGAAGTACAGGCGACTGAGCACTGCGTCACGATCTACGCTAACGGTAAAGTGGTGGCCAGCCACGCTCGCAAGCACACACGTGGATTTACGACGTTAGCAGTTCATATGCCGGAACGACATCGTCACCATCAGGATTGGACGCCTGAGCGTTTACTTAACTGGGCTAACGACATTGGTCAGGAAGTCTATTGTTTTATTCAATCACTGCTGGATAGCAAGGAGCATCCTGAACAAGCCTATCGAGCTTCATTGGGGCTGCTAAACCTGCAGCGGGAATATGGAACTGAACGACTCAACAACGCCTGCGCCCATGCCAGGAACATCGGGGGTTATCGGTTAAAAAATGTCCGATCAATCCTCCAGTCAGGCAAAGACCTGATGCCATTGGAGCCACAGTTAAAACAAACGACAGGTCCCTTGCATGATGATCACGAAAATATTCGTGGCGCTATTTGCTATCAATAA
- a CDS encoding IS4 family transposase — protein MTCFDRSELLSMAEQLGFTIRQRDIRPLDFILSLIDALAGDGNCDTQADLHRKFNELTGLNVSYRSWANQAKKDALPTLILWLWVQCLEIFSRKVMAFDEDSPFSEFEHILIQDGSSQAVYDALKEAFPGRFSTVSPAAVELHTTMDLLTNNLVRVQLTEDTRSERDCLPPLPTSMAYILMLMDAGYFELELFAAIDDREGSFICKAPQSINPTILSAVREDGKNLNRYKGQKLKDVLSGFPKDQCLDLDVEWPGFKAWPFRLVVRWNDKKQKWVFVVTNLNRVEFTLSDVLQAYRLRWQIELIFKEIKSYSGWHRFNTKSATLVFSLILMSFVVVTLKRYLAHAAQANLCESGSIEEISTHKVMKSGTHLFGNVISSLINAGKSLVSCIKKLLDFWGNNAKREHPARDGCSGRTRLGFCAVGGA, from the coding sequence TTGACCTGTTTCGACCGGTCAGAACTCCTAAGTATGGCGGAACAGCTTGGTTTTACTATACGACAGCGAGATATCCGTCCTTTGGATTTTATCCTCTCACTGATCGATGCCCTCGCTGGTGATGGAAACTGCGATACCCAGGCGGATCTACACCGTAAATTTAACGAGTTGACGGGGCTGAATGTCTCTTATCGTTCTTGGGCAAATCAAGCTAAAAAGGACGCGCTGCCTACTCTTATCCTGTGGCTATGGGTGCAGTGTCTGGAAATATTTTCCCGCAAAGTCATGGCGTTTGATGAAGACAGTCCATTTTCAGAGTTTGAGCACATTCTGATTCAGGACGGTTCGTCACAAGCTGTCTATGATGCCCTGAAAGAAGCATTTCCCGGCAGGTTCTCAACGGTCAGTCCTGCTGCCGTCGAGCTTCATACGACAATGGATCTTCTCACCAACAACCTGGTGCGGGTGCAGCTGACTGAAGATACCCGTTCAGAAAGAGACTGTCTGCCACCACTGCCAACATCCATGGCCTATATCCTGATGCTAATGGATGCCGGTTATTTTGAGCTGGAACTCTTTGCCGCTATTGATGACAGGGAGGGTTCTTTTATCTGCAAGGCACCTCAGAGTATCAACCCGACGATACTCAGCGCGGTACGGGAGGATGGCAAGAATCTCAATCGCTACAAAGGACAAAAACTGAAGGATGTACTGTCTGGCTTCCCCAAAGACCAGTGCCTCGACCTGGATGTAGAATGGCCGGGATTCAAAGCCTGGCCATTCCGCTTGGTTGTCCGCTGGAATGACAAAAAACAGAAGTGGGTTTTCGTTGTGACCAACCTGAACCGGGTGGAGTTCACCTTGAGTGATGTGCTCCAGGCCTATCGTCTACGGTGGCAGATAGAGCTGATTTTCAAAGAGATCAAATCCTATTCAGGGTGGCATCGTTTTAACACCAAATCAGCGACACTGGTGTTTAGCCTGATTCTGATGTCCTTTGTGGTTGTGACGTTGAAAAGGTACCTTGCCCATGCTGCACAGGCGAACCTCTGTGAAAGTGGGAGCATTGAGGAAATCTCGACGCACAAGGTGATGAAAAGTGGGACTCACCTGTTTGGTAATGTGATTTCATCGTTGATAAATGCAGGAAAGTCATTGGTCTCATGCATTAAAAAGCTACTGGACTTCTGGGGAAATAATGCGAAACGAGAACACCCTGCACGGGATGGTTGTTCAGGGCGTACAAGATTAGGCTTCTGTGCAGTGGGTGGAGCTTAA
- a CDS encoding DEAD/DEAH box helicase gives MSTLSAMLLHQTLSVEIPSAEALHGGMRDKTRQAVLQRIIDSTAPVPLVATGKYLGEGFDLPKLDTLFLALPASWKGTLAQYAGRIHREHEGKTEVVIYDYTDSAVPMLARMKQRREKGYKNLGYVVNSGMDRLQRQSVFKEE, from the coding sequence ATGTCTACCTTAAGTGCGATGCTTTTGCATCAGACCTTATCCGTTGAGATACCTTCAGCAGAGGCTCTACACGGAGGGATGCGGGATAAAACCAGACAAGCCGTTCTTCAGCGTATTATTGACTCCACTGCTCCCGTCCCATTAGTGGCCACCGGGAAATATCTGGGAGAGGGTTTTGATCTTCCGAAGCTGGACACTCTGTTTCTTGCTTTGCCGGCTTCCTGGAAAGGCACCCTTGCTCAATATGCGGGACGAATCCACCGGGAGCATGAAGGAAAAACAGAGGTCGTCATCTATGACTACACAGATTCAGCTGTTCCCATGCTGGCCAGAATGAAGCAGCGTAGAGAGAAGGGGTATAAGAATCTCGGGTATGTTGTTAATTCAGGTATGGACAGGCTTCAAAGGCAGAGCGTATTCAAGGAAGAGTGA
- a CDS encoding ISAs1 family transposase: protein MFKCYQNECSRVTRICRWYKNQKIPDLCGGAEQLRFNYSETLDKGHGRTERRMAWVMEDLSDITEAAKWEGLQQVAMIQRDRQIGNKVTTEVHYYIMSKQLSAAEVLDIARKHWEVENKLHWRLDVAFGEDKNQTTNNCAIENFSILNRLALNIHTQDTETNESIKLKRLAAGWDNEKLEQLLSSIVLI from the coding sequence GTGTTCAAGTGTTACCAGAATGAGTGTTCAAGAGTTACCAGAATATGCAGATGGTATAAAAATCAGAAAATTCCAGATTTATGTGGGGGTGCTGAACAGTTACGTTTCAATTATTCAGAAACGCTGGATAAAGGTCATGGCCGGACTGAACGGCGTATGGCCTGGGTTATGGAAGACCTCTCTGATATCACGGAAGCTGCAAAGTGGGAAGGGTTGCAACAAGTTGCCATGATACAGCGTGATCGACAAATCGGTAATAAAGTCACTACGGAAGTACATTACTACATCATGAGCAAACAGCTCAGTGCCGCAGAGGTACTGGACATTGCCCGTAAACACTGGGAAGTGGAGAACAAACTTCACTGGAGGCTTGATGTTGCTTTTGGTGAAGATAAAAATCAAACCACCAATAATTGCGCCATTGAAAACTTCTCCATCCTTAACCGGCTGGCACTGAATATCCACACTCAGGACACGGAAACCAACGAGAGTATAAAACTTAAACGGTTAGCTGCTGGTTGGGACAACGAAAAGCTTGAGCAATTATTAAGTTCCATAGTGCTTATTTGA
- a CDS encoding DEAD/DEAH box helicase family protein has protein sequence MDARQMGSFLLDQAMETCPELSFDSYDRLFPNQDTLPKGGFGNLIALPLQHQPRQQGGSVFVDAEYLPYPDQWQYLSQVIKVSPEKVAELVGKYRAQFRHQSIPEIELAPWETGLPQATSKIEGCPETVNVVLANQLYISADALPAKLLTRIKKLASFPNPVFFKTQAMRFSTQGIPRIITCARMEGGYLHLPRGCLEALSDLLESQGCKLDIEDKRISGAELKGVEFQGQLKKEQQKAVKAMMKQDVGVLHAPTAFGKTVTALALVAERKVNTLVLVHSRQLIDQWKERAETFLNLENVGVISGGRKKPTGLLDVATYQSLISKGDNQVNPLIFDYGHVIIDECHHLSAPRYELLLNEVRCRYVLGITATPHRQDGHQPIIHMQAGPVRHKAQEKQSEYLRKVIFRDTGLLPLPEWVENKPHISAVYQWLASNEERNQQIVRDVLMVAKDGRHPVILTERKEHAMLLRVNIKLKKGSFPAAEPTLNSHNKASKPLSMAEQDEYCK, from the coding sequence GTGGATGCGCGGCAGATGGGAAGCTTTCTGCTGGATCAGGCAATGGAAACCTGCCCTGAGTTAAGCTTCGACTCATATGACAGACTTTTCCCAAATCAGGATACTTTGCCAAAAGGTGGTTTTGGTAATCTTATAGCGCTTCCTCTTCAGCACCAGCCTCGTCAGCAAGGTGGCAGTGTATTTGTTGATGCAGAATATTTGCCTTACCCGGATCAGTGGCAATACCTCAGCCAGGTTATAAAAGTGTCACCGGAGAAGGTTGCAGAGTTGGTGGGCAAATACAGGGCTCAATTCCGGCATCAATCCATACCTGAAATCGAACTGGCACCATGGGAAACAGGGCTTCCACAAGCTACCAGTAAAATTGAAGGCTGTCCGGAAACGGTTAATGTGGTTCTGGCTAATCAGCTCTATATCTCCGCAGATGCACTCCCTGCGAAATTATTAACACGGATAAAAAAACTGGCTTCATTTCCGAACCCGGTCTTTTTCAAGACGCAGGCGATGCGGTTTTCAACCCAGGGGATACCCAGAATTATCACCTGTGCCCGAATGGAGGGTGGGTATTTGCATCTGCCCCGTGGATGTCTGGAAGCCCTGTCTGACTTACTTGAAAGCCAAGGTTGCAAATTGGATATAGAAGATAAAAGGATTTCGGGTGCTGAGCTTAAAGGTGTGGAGTTCCAGGGGCAGCTAAAAAAAGAGCAGCAAAAAGCGGTCAAGGCAATGATGAAGCAGGATGTTGGGGTTCTGCATGCGCCCACAGCTTTTGGGAAAACGGTGACAGCTCTTGCTCTTGTGGCAGAACGTAAAGTGAATACCCTGGTATTGGTGCACAGCCGCCAGCTGATAGATCAATGGAAAGAGAGAGCAGAAACGTTTTTGAATCTTGAAAATGTTGGCGTTATTTCTGGCGGGCGGAAGAAGCCTACCGGTTTGTTGGATGTAGCCACCTATCAAAGCCTGATCAGTAAAGGCGACAACCAGGTTAACCCGCTCATATTCGACTATGGACATGTAATTATTGATGAGTGTCACCATCTTTCTGCACCAAGATATGAATTACTTCTGAATGAAGTAAGGTGCCGCTATGTGCTTGGAATTACCGCAACACCTCATCGACAAGATGGACATCAACCCATTATCCATATGCAGGCTGGCCCTGTACGTCATAAGGCACAGGAGAAGCAAAGTGAGTATTTGCGAAAAGTAATCTTTAGGGATACGGGACTGCTGCCACTTCCTGAGTGGGTAGAGAACAAGCCCCATATCAGCGCAGTCTACCAGTGGCTTGCCAGTAATGAAGAACGAAATCAGCAAATTGTACGTGATGTGCTGATGGTGGCAAAAGATGGCCGACATCCTGTCATTCTGACGGAAAGAAAAGAGCATGCGATGCTTCTTAGGGTAAACATTAAGCTCAAAAAAGGTTCGTTTCCGGCGGCAGAACCCACCTTGAACAGCCACAATAAAGCTTCGAAACCATTATCAATGGCTGAACAAGATGAGTACTGCAAATAG
- the ltrA gene encoding group II intron reverse transcriptase/maturase, which produces MNHDLLNCVLEPANLASAWKQVKSNKGAPGIDGVTIEAYPDFAKQHWPSVRQALLDGTYQPSPVRRHVIEKPDGGERLLGIPTVMDRVIQQAIVQVLTPVFDPGFSPNSFGYRPGRSAHDGVRQVKQLINRGLHYAVDVDLSKFFDTVNHDVLMSRVSRKVRDKRLLKLIGSYLRSGVMIEGNVYPTRVGMPQGGPLSPLLSNVVLDELDKELEYRGHCFARYCDDFVILVKSQRAGDRVMHSITQFIERKLKLKINSRKSKVVKATESEFLSFTFTGKKVRWAQKCLDRFKYRILKLTSRRWGVSMQHRLRKLAQYIRGWMGYFRLSEYHRPIPLLDQWIRRRIRCCFLKQWRKPKTRFKNLVRLGVDKINAAKIAASSKGYYRLSKTYAVQQALNNSYLAKIGLVSLKDLWIRFHHHR; this is translated from the coding sequence TTGAACCATGATCTACTAAATTGCGTACTTGAACCGGCTAATCTGGCAAGTGCATGGAAACAGGTCAAAAGCAACAAGGGTGCTCCGGGTATTGATGGAGTCACTATTGAAGCTTATCCAGACTTTGCCAAACAGCATTGGCCTTCAGTGCGTCAAGCCTTATTGGACGGAACCTACCAGCCATCACCCGTGCGCCGACATGTTATAGAAAAGCCGGACGGCGGTGAGCGTTTGCTGGGAATCCCTACCGTGATGGATAGGGTCATACAGCAGGCCATTGTGCAGGTGCTGACCCCTGTCTTTGATCCGGGTTTCTCTCCAAACAGCTTCGGCTACCGACCGGGACGGTCAGCACACGACGGAGTCCGTCAGGTTAAGCAGTTGATCAACCGGGGGCTGCATTACGCTGTTGACGTTGATCTGAGTAAATTCTTTGATACGGTTAATCACGACGTTTTGATGTCGAGGGTCTCCCGTAAGGTCCGCGACAAACGCCTTCTGAAACTGATTGGTAGCTACCTGCGCTCCGGTGTCATGATTGAGGGCAATGTCTACCCGACCAGGGTTGGCATGCCACAGGGTGGGCCTTTATCACCCTTGCTGTCTAATGTGGTCCTCGACGAACTCGACAAGGAGCTTGAATATCGGGGTCATTGCTTTGCAAGATACTGTGATGATTTTGTGATTCTCGTCAAAAGTCAGCGTGCAGGGGATCGGGTGATGCACAGCATTACCCAATTCATTGAACGCAAATTGAAACTGAAGATTAACTCCCGGAAAAGTAAAGTTGTGAAAGCAACAGAAAGCGAATTCCTGAGTTTCACCTTCACAGGGAAGAAAGTTCGCTGGGCCCAGAAGTGTCTGGACCGATTCAAATACCGGATACTCAAGTTGACCAGTCGTCGCTGGGGTGTCTCAATGCAACATCGGTTACGCAAATTGGCACAATATATCCGGGGTTGGATGGGGTATTTCCGGTTATCGGAATATCACCGACCAATTCCCCTGCTGGATCAATGGATACGTCGGCGAATCCGTTGCTGCTTTCTGAAGCAATGGCGCAAGCCGAAAACCCGTTTTAAGAATCTGGTCAGGTTAGGCGTTGATAAAATTAACGCCGCCAAGATCGCAGCCAGCAGCAAAGGGTATTACCGTCTGAGTAAAACCTATGCGGTACAACAGGCACTGAATAACAGTTACCTCGCGAAAATTGGGCTTGTTTCATTGAAAGACTTATGGATCAGGTTTCACCATCATCGTTGA